A single genomic interval of Streptococcus suis harbors:
- the folE gene encoding GTP cyclohydrolase I FolE, translating into MSKQEQIEQTIYQLLELLGEDPNREGLLDTPKRVAKMYLEMFNGLEEDPKDQFTAVFSEGHEEVVLVKDIPFHSMCEHHLVPFYGIAHVAYIPSKGRVTGLSKLARAVEVASRRPQLQERLTHQVAHALQDALEPEGVFVMVEAEHMCMSMRGIRKPGSKTVTTVALGTYKEDAILRRELLSMIHNK; encoded by the coding sequence ATGTCAAAACAAGAACAAATCGAACAAACCATTTATCAATTATTGGAATTATTGGGTGAAGACCCGAATCGTGAAGGTTTATTAGATACGCCTAAACGGGTCGCTAAGATGTATTTAGAAATGTTTAACGGCTTAGAAGAGGATCCCAAAGACCAATTTACAGCTGTCTTTTCAGAAGGTCATGAAGAGGTTGTTTTGGTGAAAGATATTCCCTTTCATTCTATGTGTGAACACCATCTTGTCCCATTTTATGGCATTGCACATGTCGCCTATATTCCGAGCAAGGGGCGTGTAACTGGTCTGAGTAAGCTAGCGCGTGCAGTGGAGGTGGCAAGCCGTCGCCCTCAATTGCAGGAGCGTTTAACTCATCAAGTTGCTCATGCACTTCAAGATGCTTTAGAGCCAGAAGGTGTTTTTGTTATGGTAGAAGCAGAGCATATGTGTATGAGTATGCGTGGGATTCGTAAGCCGGGTAGCAAGACAGTAACGACAGTTGCTCTTGGCACATACAAGGAAGATGCCATCTTGCGCCGTGAACTCTTATCCATGATCCACAATAAATAG